From Haemorhous mexicanus isolate bHaeMex1 chromosome 1, bHaeMex1.pri, whole genome shotgun sequence, one genomic window encodes:
- the TOMM7 gene encoding mitochondrial import receptor subunit TOM7 homolog produces MPKLSKEAKQRLQQLFKGGQFAIRWGFIPVVLYLGFKRGADPGMPEPTIWSLLWG; encoded by the exons ATGCCGAAGCTTAGCAAGGAGGCCAAGCAGCGGCTACAGCAGCTCTTCAAGGGCGGCCAGTTCGCCATCCGCTGGGGCTTCATCCCCGTAGTGCTCTATCTCG GTTTTAAAAGAGGTGCAGATCCTGGAATGCCTGAGCCAACTATCTGGAG TCTACTTTGGGGCTGA